A window from Streptomyces sp. NBC_00271 encodes these proteins:
- the istB gene encoding IS21-like element helper ATPase IstB, which yields MPATTKTAAADKPRTGRQTAADLSFLARAMKAPALLDAAERLAERALKETWTHTEFLVACLQREVSARESHGGEARIRTARFPAIKTIEELDVTHLRGITRQQLAHLGTLDFIAAKENTVFLGPPGTGKTHLAIGLAVRACQAGHRVAFATAAEWVDRLAAAHHAGHLQTELTKLSRYPLIVVDEVGYIPFEAEAANLFFQLVSNRYERASVIVTSNKPFGRWGEVFGDETVAAAMIDRLVHHAEVHSLKGDSYRMRGRQLGRVPTATHDTD from the coding sequence ATGCCCGCCACCACCAAGACCGCCGCCGCGGACAAGCCCAGGACGGGCCGTCAGACCGCCGCCGACCTGTCCTTCCTCGCCCGGGCGATGAAGGCCCCGGCCCTGCTGGACGCTGCCGAGCGGCTGGCCGAACGCGCTTTGAAGGAGACCTGGACGCACACCGAGTTCCTCGTCGCCTGTCTCCAGCGGGAGGTCTCCGCCCGTGAGTCCCACGGCGGCGAGGCCCGCATCCGCACCGCCCGCTTCCCCGCGATCAAGACGATCGAGGAACTCGACGTCACCCATCTGCGCGGCATCACTCGCCAACAGCTCGCGCATCTGGGCACGTTGGACTTCATCGCCGCGAAGGAGAACACCGTCTTTCTGGGACCGCCGGGCACCGGGAAGACGCACCTGGCGATCGGGCTCGCGGTCCGCGCCTGCCAGGCCGGTCACCGGGTCGCGTTCGCCACTGCCGCCGAGTGGGTCGACCGCCTGGCCGCAGCCCACCACGCCGGACACCTCCAGACCGAGCTCACCAAACTGTCCCGCTATCCGCTGATCGTGGTCGACGAGGTCGGCTACATCCCCTTCGAAGCCGAGGCCGCGAACCTGTTCTTCCAGCTGGTCTCGAACCGCTATGAGAGAGCGAGCGTGATCGTCACGAGCAACAAGCCCTTCGGACGCTGGGGCGAGGTCTTCGGCGACGAGACCGTGGCCGCCGCCATGATCGACCGCCTCGTCCACCACGCCGAGGTCCACTCTCTCAAAGGCGACTCCTACCGCATGCGCGGACGCCAACTGGGACGCGTCCCCACCGCGACACACGACACCGACTGA